One window of the Vicinamibacterales bacterium genome contains the following:
- the pbpC gene encoding penicillin-binding protein 1C has protein sequence MSARRWRFGVGGLVAVAVGGGIWLRCAPIPADLLSGAGAASTVILDRNGKVLYEALGDGAARVKPLEADHLPPLLVAATLAAEDRRFQAHVGVDPIALFRAARHDLVEGQIVEGGSTITQQVAKLLIQRRYGVHRRGAAAKLREMTLALRLEHRFAKRDILAMYLNLAAYGNLASGAGQASRIYFGVDPSMLTPAQAAFLAALPQRPTKFNPWRDAASARGRQLAVLRRMENAGSVTADQARDGRDERLVLRPRSAPFHAPHFVEMLAALAARAPAGSPDAAVVHSTLDLGLQQDVEGIIEHNRPSLQAHNATNVAVVVLDNRRGEWLAWEGSGRYAEGDHGGTINGPAVPRQPGSALKPFTYALAFEEGRSPASVLPDIPSHFPTAQPGVVYSPRNYDGQYRGPLLARRALAGSENVPAVALASDVGVPALLRFLNRAGFSTFTRTPDYYGLGLTLGDAEVRLDELVAAYASFARGGVWREPTALLPAYAGGQPPPARERRLVSERTAFWITDILSDADARAYIFGRGGDLEFPFPVAVKTGTSQAYHDNWTVGYTPDVTVGVWVGNFDRTPLRGSSGVTGAGPIFHAVMLAARARAAGGADSPPVPQPTPDTREVTICALSGEPASPWCPNRLQEWLPVASAAPPCSWHHPTGDGLTTVYPAEYRAWSDGDARRAPQPAPRAARPALRASVLAIANPPSGAVYSIDPTLRREFQALPLRAVTQEPTSVTWLVDGAAIGTSSSEKAFSWPLAVGTHHIEARDADGRRAATSVVVR, from the coding sequence ATGTCAGCGCGACGCTGGCGGTTCGGGGTTGGCGGGCTTGTCGCGGTGGCGGTCGGGGGGGGGATCTGGCTCCGCTGCGCGCCGATCCCGGCCGATCTGCTCAGCGGCGCCGGTGCGGCGTCGACGGTGATCCTCGATAGAAACGGAAAGGTTCTCTATGAGGCGCTCGGTGACGGGGCGGCGCGCGTCAAGCCGCTCGAGGCCGATCACCTGCCGCCGCTGCTGGTCGCGGCCACGCTCGCGGCCGAGGACCGCCGCTTCCAGGCGCACGTCGGCGTCGATCCGATCGCGCTCTTCCGCGCCGCCCGGCACGATCTCGTCGAGGGGCAGATCGTCGAAGGCGGATCGACCATCACGCAGCAGGTCGCGAAGCTGCTGATCCAGCGCCGCTACGGCGTGCACCGGCGCGGCGCCGCGGCCAAGCTGCGCGAAATGACGCTCGCGCTTCGGCTCGAGCACCGGTTCGCCAAGCGGGACATCCTGGCGATGTACCTGAACCTTGCCGCCTACGGCAACCTGGCGTCCGGCGCCGGGCAGGCCAGCCGGATCTACTTTGGCGTGGACCCGTCGATGCTGACGCCGGCACAGGCGGCCTTCCTCGCTGCCCTCCCGCAGCGGCCGACGAAGTTCAACCCGTGGCGGGACGCCGCGTCGGCGCGCGGGCGGCAGCTCGCGGTGCTGCGCCGCATGGAGAACGCCGGCAGCGTGACGGCCGACCAGGCGCGCGACGGGCGCGACGAGCGGCTCGTCCTTCGTCCCCGCTCGGCGCCCTTTCACGCTCCGCATTTCGTCGAGATGCTGGCCGCGCTGGCGGCGCGCGCACCGGCAGGCTCGCCCGACGCCGCGGTCGTGCACTCGACGCTCGACCTGGGCCTGCAGCAGGATGTCGAGGGCATCATCGAGCACAACCGCCCCTCGCTCCAGGCGCACAACGCGACCAACGTCGCCGTGGTCGTGCTCGACAACCGGCGTGGCGAATGGCTGGCGTGGGAAGGCTCAGGTCGTTACGCCGAAGGCGATCACGGCGGCACGATCAATGGACCGGCGGTGCCGCGGCAACCCGGTTCGGCGTTGAAGCCTTTCACCTACGCGCTCGCGTTCGAAGAGGGGCGCAGCCCGGCATCGGTGCTCCCGGACATTCCGTCGCACTTTCCCACAGCGCAGCCCGGCGTGGTCTACAGCCCCAGAAACTACGACGGCCAGTATCGCGGGCCGTTGCTGGCGCGGCGCGCACTCGCCGGATCGGAGAACGTCCCAGCGGTTGCGCTCGCCTCCGACGTCGGGGTGCCGGCGCTGCTGCGCTTCCTGAACCGCGCCGGGTTCTCGACCTTCACCCGCACGCCCGACTACTACGGACTCGGCCTGACGCTCGGTGACGCCGAGGTGCGGCTCGACGAGCTCGTCGCCGCCTACGCCTCGTTCGCCAGAGGCGGCGTCTGGCGCGAACCCACCGCGCTGCTCCCGGCCTACGCAGGCGGCCAGCCGCCGCCGGCCAGGGAGCGGCGGCTCGTCTCCGAAAGAACGGCGTTCTGGATCACCGACATCCTCAGCGACGCCGACGCGCGCGCCTACATTTTCGGCCGCGGCGGCGACCTCGAGTTCCCGTTCCCGGTCGCCGTCAAGACCGGCACCTCGCAGGCCTACCACGACAACTGGACGGTGGGATACACGCCAGACGTCACCGTCGGGGTGTGGGTCGGCAACTTCGATCGTACGCCGCTCCGAGGTTCGTCGGGCGTGACGGGGGCCGGGCCGATTTTTCACGCGGTCATGCTCGCGGCTCGAGCCCGCGCCGCCGGCGGCGCCGACAGTCCGCCGGTGCCGCAGCCGACGCCCGATACTCGCGAGGTGACCATCTGCGCCCTCTCCGGCGAGCCGGCGTCGCCGTGGTGCCCGAACCGGTTGCAGGAGTGGCTCCCCGTTGCGAGCGCCGCGCCGCCCTGCTCATGGCATCATCCGACCGGCGATGGGCTGACGACCGTCTATCCGGCCGAGTACCGCGCCTGGTCAGATGGCGACGCCCGTCGCGCGCCGCAACCCGCGCCACGCGCCGCGCGCCCGGCGCTCCGCGCCTCGGTCCTGGCGATTGCCAATCCTCCGTCCGGCGCTGTCTACAGCATCGATCCCACGCTCCGCCGTGAGTTCCAGGCGCTGCCGCTGCGCGCCGTGACCCAGGAGCCGACGTCGGTCACGTGGCTCGTCGACGGTGCCGCAATCGGAACGTCCTCGTCCGAGAAGGCGTTCTCCTGGCCGCTGGCGGTCGGTACCCACCACATCGAAGCGCGCGACGCCGACGGCCGCCGCGCCGCCACCTCCGTCGTCGTCCGCTGA